In one window of Terriglobia bacterium DNA:
- a CDS encoding acetyltransferase codes for MTAELSKHEKRRLIEGVRDACVEAALKGYERAALSGLCHEGAWESAVDAMRALDVDALLQALSRPRGD; via the coding sequence ATGACCGCAGAACTTTCCAAACATGAAAAACGGCGACTCATCGAAGGGGTGCGCGACGCGTGTGTGGAGGCGGCGTTAAAGGGATACGAGCGCGCCGCCCTGAGCGGGCTCTGTCATGAAGGGGCCTGGGAATCGGCGGTCGATGCAATGCGCGCCCTGGATGTCGACGCGCTCCTCCAGGCCCTTTCGCGCCCCCGCGGCGATTGA
- a CDS encoding TetR/AcrR family transcriptional regulator, producing the protein MQNERTHPRNGTTRQAIHAAATALFAQQGYAATSTREICAAAGITKPVLYYHFGSKEQLYQELILDASNEYRKALLRASGRGKGAEQRIVNVLDAMFTFTRKSPQLIRLGFRMMFAAEKGTPPIDIIELGQFDQRLMQEIVREGIKNGELHGRPTEIAEALGGIAALHIMDFLITGKPTLDRSHAQRQVDLLLRGCTGKPTGR; encoded by the coding sequence ATGCAGAATGAGCGCACACACCCCCGCAACGGCACCACCCGGCAGGCGATTCATGCGGCCGCCACGGCGCTCTTCGCCCAACAGGGCTATGCCGCCACCTCGACGCGTGAAATCTGCGCGGCGGCGGGAATTACCAAACCTGTCCTGTATTACCATTTTGGCAGCAAGGAGCAGCTCTACCAGGAGTTGATTCTCGATGCCTCGAACGAGTATCGCAAGGCGCTCCTGCGGGCCTCGGGACGAGGCAAGGGCGCCGAACAAAGGATCGTCAACGTGCTGGACGCCATGTTCACCTTTACCCGCAAGAGCCCACAGTTGATTCGGCTGGGATTCAGGATGATGTTTGCAGCCGAGAAGGGCACTCCCCCGATTGACATTATCGAGCTGGGCCAATTCGACCAGCGATTGATGCAAGAGATCGTCCGCGAAGGCATCAAGAATGGCGAATTGCATGGGCGGCCCACGGAAATTGCCGAGGCTTTGGGCGGAATCGCCGCGCTCCACATCATGGACTTTCTCATCACGGGCAAACCCACCCTCGATCGCTCGCACGCCCAGCGCCAGGTGGATTTACTCCTCCGGGGTTGTACCGGCAAACCTACCGGGCGGTAG